One Oceanicoccus sagamiensis genomic region harbors:
- a CDS encoding muconolactone Delta-isomerase: MFIVTMTLKPVPHDVYMKRGKAENEYTQSLMASGVISQFYVTENHRHYWIVFDVESEQVLEKKLQGFPLYSYFEYKFEKVIDMVAAVAGGLTDPNLE, encoded by the coding sequence ATGTTTATCGTTACTATGACCTTAAAACCGGTTCCCCATGATGTGTATATGAAGAGGGGCAAAGCAGAAAACGAATACACTCAATCGCTTATGGCCAGCGGTGTTATTAGCCAGTTTTATGTCACAGAAAACCACCGGCATTACTGGATAGTATTTGATGTTGAAAGTGAGCAAGTACTGGAGAAAAAACTGCAAGGTTTTCCTTTATACAGCTATTTTGAGTATAAGTTTGAAAAAGTGATAGATATGGTTGCTGCTGTGGCGGGTGGTTTGACAGACCCAAACCTGGAATAA
- a CDS encoding PilZ domain-containing protein translates to MRRFARHPTDIPIDVKVTVLPQTANPACSMTTVSQGGLSCEVDCKVAVGSIVDIQIDSVSPVYQGSGEVVWCREKGESYEVGVRFTNNEEAFKSRMVQQVCQIEQYKNLVYEREGRLLDGDQAAAEWIAKYAADYSS, encoded by the coding sequence ATGCGACGATTTGCTCGACACCCAACAGATATTCCTATCGATGTGAAAGTCACCGTGCTTCCGCAAACGGCTAACCCGGCCTGTAGTATGACCACGGTTAGTCAGGGCGGTCTTTCCTGTGAGGTCGATTGTAAAGTGGCTGTCGGCTCCATCGTTGATATCCAGATTGATTCGGTATCACCGGTATACCAGGGTTCAGGCGAAGTCGTCTGGTGCCGTGAAAAGGGCGAAAGCTACGAAGTCGGTGTGCGTTTTACCAATAATGAAGAAGCGTTTAAATCGCGCATGGTGCAACAGGTCTGCCAAATAGAGCAGTATAAAAATTTAGTTTACGAGCGAGAAGGGCGTCTGCTGGATGGGGATCAGGCCGCCGCTGAATGGATTGCCAAATACGCCGCTGACTATTCATCATAA
- a CDS encoding lysophospholipid acyltransferase family protein has product MASNITELKSTLFVTPVISTLCRYLSVLLLTLVGWRTVGEKPTIPKYVVVAAPHTSNWDFVLFVLLAFKLGFNAHWMGKHTLFPIPVRRLMVWLGGIPIDRSKAHNVVEQMSDYYSSVDELCVIIPPEGTRSKTQRWKTGFYHIAVAAKVPLVLGYIDSSSKSLGFGPVFNPTGDIEADLEAIQAFYKDKVGVVPDNY; this is encoded by the coding sequence ATGGCATCCAATATCACCGAATTAAAATCGACCTTGTTTGTGACCCCGGTCATCAGCACGCTTTGTCGTTATTTATCCGTCCTGCTATTAACATTGGTGGGCTGGCGAACAGTCGGTGAAAAACCTACTATTCCCAAATATGTGGTGGTTGCTGCCCCTCATACCAGCAACTGGGATTTTGTTCTGTTTGTGCTATTGGCTTTCAAATTAGGTTTTAATGCCCACTGGATGGGCAAGCATACTTTATTCCCCATTCCCGTGCGCCGCCTGATGGTCTGGCTGGGGGGGATTCCTATTGATCGCAGCAAAGCTCACAATGTGGTTGAACAAATGTCTGACTATTACAGCAGTGTTGATGAGCTTTGCGTAATTATCCCGCCTGAGGGCACCCGCAGTAAAACCCAGCGCTGGAAAACGGGTTTCTACCATATTGCCGTTGCCGCTAAAGTACCTCTGGTTCTGGGTTATATAGACAGTTCCAGTAAGTCGCTGGGTTTTGGTCCGGTGTTTAACCCCACTGGCGATATCGAGGCTGACCTCGAAGCGATCCAGGCCTTCTATAAAGACAAGGTCGGCGTGGTACCTGATAACTACTAA
- a CDS encoding FkbM family methyltransferase, with the protein MTLQSQSTTSPYPLNIPSLHQTVSLWVHDQRDQHVSKGIAEQGIWESYETQLFIERLKPGINVIDVGANIGYYSVIAADQLAGTGFIAAFEPDPDNYQLLQKNLQHNQFTDVDAVNAGLSAKDSDGRLFLSCSNFGDHQIYDAGEGRASRSIRLINGANYLQAKIQHIDLLKIDTQGAESEVIAGLLPLLKNSGVKLSMIIEFWPYGLRQSGSSAHQLVDMLSTLDLPIKIIDHIGHDLVDCTEQQLREWVDMVETNPQDQGFMNILLGK; encoded by the coding sequence GTGACTTTACAGAGTCAAAGTACGACCTCTCCTTATCCTTTAAATATCCCCAGCCTTCATCAAACGGTTAGCCTCTGGGTACACGATCAACGTGACCAGCATGTTTCCAAAGGGATTGCCGAGCAGGGTATTTGGGAAAGCTATGAAACCCAATTATTTATAGAGCGTTTAAAGCCGGGTATTAATGTCATTGATGTCGGTGCCAATATTGGTTATTACAGTGTCATCGCTGCCGACCAATTAGCAGGAACAGGATTTATTGCCGCCTTTGAGCCTGATCCGGACAATTACCAACTACTACAAAAAAATCTCCAGCATAACCAGTTTACTGATGTTGATGCCGTCAATGCCGGTTTGTCAGCTAAGGATAGTGACGGCAGATTATTTTTAAGTTGCAGTAATTTTGGTGACCACCAAATTTATGACGCGGGGGAGGGGCGAGCCTCACGGTCTATTCGGCTAATTAACGGCGCCAATTATTTACAGGCAAAGATTCAACACATTGATCTATTAAAAATTGATACTCAGGGAGCAGAGTCAGAAGTGATTGCCGGTTTATTACCTTTGTTAAAAAATAGTGGCGTTAAACTGTCTATGATTATTGAGTTCTGGCCCTATGGTTTGCGGCAGTCGGGTTCAAGCGCCCACCAGTTAGTTGATATGCTAAGCACTCTGGATTTGCCGATAAAAATTATTGATCATATTGGCCATGACTTAGTAGATTGCACTGAGCAGCAGCTTAGGGAGTGGGTGGATATGGTAGAAACCAATCCGCAAGATCAGGGCTTTATGAATATATTACTGGGAAAATAA
- a CDS encoding crotonase/enoyl-CoA hydratase family protein yields MRVPELSTLSIDVTNHIAKVALNRPGKANSMNAAMWDELEVCFKWLDSEPEVRVVILYGEGKHFCAGIDLAMFGDLANTDAAEAARRAEMLRQKILSLQGNLSAIEQCRKPVLAAIHYTCIGGGIDMIACCDMRYCTADAYFSIKEIDIGMTADVGTLQRLPYIIGDGQMRELAYTGRTVAADEALSLGLVNQVYQDREQMLAAVTEIASNIAAKSPLAVRGTKEMLLYSRDHSVQDSLNYMATWNAGMLSMSDVFATAEATAKGDVPGYDD; encoded by the coding sequence ATGAGAGTACCTGAACTAAGCACCCTATCGATTGACGTGACCAATCATATTGCCAAAGTTGCCTTAAACCGCCCCGGCAAAGCCAATTCTATGAATGCGGCTATGTGGGATGAGCTGGAAGTTTGTTTTAAATGGCTGGATAGCGAGCCGGAAGTGCGGGTGGTGATTCTCTATGGTGAAGGCAAGCACTTTTGTGCTGGTATTGATTTGGCGATGTTTGGCGATTTGGCCAATACCGATGCTGCCGAGGCTGCCCGCAGAGCTGAAATGTTGCGGCAAAAGATTCTCAGTTTGCAGGGTAATCTTAGTGCGATAGAGCAGTGCAGAAAGCCAGTGCTGGCCGCTATTCATTACACCTGTATTGGCGGTGGTATTGATATGATTGCCTGCTGTGACATGCGCTATTGCACTGCCGATGCCTACTTCTCTATCAAGGAAATTGATATTGGTATGACCGCGGATGTGGGTACCTTGCAGCGACTGCCCTATATTATTGGTGATGGCCAGATGCGTGAATTGGCATACACCGGCCGCACCGTGGCAGCTGACGAGGCCTTATCATTAGGGTTGGTTAACCAGGTGTATCAGGACCGCGAACAGATGCTGGCCGCTGTTACCGAAATCGCCAGCAATATTGCCGCCAAATCGCCCTTGGCTGTTCGGGGGACTAAAGAGATGTTGCTCTATAGTCGCGATCACTCGGTACAAGATAGTCTGAACTATATGGCCACCTGGAATGCCGGCATGCTCAGTATGTCAGATGTCTTCGCCACAGCAGAAGCCACCGCCAAAGGTGATGTGCCCGGTTATGATGATTAG
- a CDS encoding HD-GYP domain-containing protein, which translates to MKKTIVRPGRTIQENVKTPMPVSGLKVGMYVCELDRPWLETPFILQGFKITSIEEIDTIAEHCEFVYIEGSEDAWLDAEERSAATTPKAKVKTYTNSATNKQEFSKASSIHETARGLTRSFMDDVRLGQGINIQEVKASVSDCVSSILRNPDAMMWMSKIRKKDEYTSEHSLNVGLLAITFGRHLGASEEDLNKLGLAGMLHDVGKMRTPNDILNKEGQLSAEEFNVIKDHAVHGRDILMAHKNVYHGAVDVAYSHHEALDGTGYPRKIKASGITDFTRIITLCDVYDAITSDRIYKQGRSSLDALKIMYQNKGTKFDHKLVGEFISCIGLYPPGSIVELKNGQVGIVISTNYRHRHLPKVLLLRDENKMPKPESVLDLERYAKSQDQSVMIKTVIPNGSHGIRIESYIQKGLTID; encoded by the coding sequence GTGAAGAAGACTATTGTAAGGCCTGGCCGTACCATCCAGGAAAACGTCAAAACCCCCATGCCGGTTTCAGGGCTTAAGGTGGGCATGTACGTATGCGAGCTGGACCGGCCCTGGTTGGAGACACCGTTTATTTTGCAGGGTTTTAAAATCACCAGCATAGAAGAAATTGACACCATTGCAGAACACTGTGAATTTGTTTATATCGAAGGTAGCGAAGATGCCTGGCTGGACGCGGAAGAACGCAGCGCCGCCACTACCCCTAAAGCCAAAGTCAAAACCTACACCAATAGCGCCACCAATAAACAGGAGTTTTCCAAGGCCTCTTCTATCCATGAAACAGCCAGAGGCCTGACCCGCTCTTTTATGGATGATGTGCGCCTTGGTCAGGGTATTAATATTCAGGAAGTGAAAGCCAGCGTCTCCGATTGCGTATCGAGTATTTTACGCAACCCCGACGCAATGATGTGGATGTCTAAAATCCGCAAAAAAGATGAATACACATCTGAGCACTCGCTCAATGTTGGCTTGCTCGCCATTACCTTTGGCCGCCATTTGGGCGCCAGCGAAGAAGATTTAAATAAATTGGGCCTCGCAGGTATGCTGCATGACGTGGGCAAGATGCGTACCCCTAATGACATTCTGAATAAGGAAGGACAGCTCTCGGCGGAAGAATTCAACGTTATTAAAGACCATGCGGTGCACGGGCGCGATATTTTAATGGCCCATAAAAATGTATATCACGGCGCCGTGGATGTTGCCTATAGCCACCATGAAGCTCTCGACGGCACGGGTTATCCCCGTAAGATTAAAGCCTCCGGTATCACCGACTTTACCCGTATTATTACTCTCTGCGATGTTTACGATGCGATTACCAGTGACCGTATTTATAAGCAGGGGCGCTCTTCCCTCGATGCTTTGAAAATCATGTACCAAAATAAAGGCACCAAGTTTGACCATAAATTGGTGGGGGAATTTATTAGCTGTATAGGGCTTTATCCACCGGGCAGTATTGTGGAATTAAAAAATGGTCAGGTAGGTATTGTGATCAGTACCAATTATCGCCATCGCCATTTACCCAAAGTGTTATTGCTACGCGATGAAAATAAAATGCCCAAGCCCGAATCCGTACTAGACCTGGAGCGCTATGCCAAATCTCAGGACCAGAGCGTTATGATCAAAACGGTTATACCTAACGGTTCTCACGGTATTCGTATTGAGAGTTATATCCAGAAGGGTTTGACAATCGATTAG
- a CDS encoding nitroreductase family protein yields the protein MDALTLLHSRNSAPKLCEPAPEGEALDAMFKAAFRAPDHAWLRPWRFLTIRGDGRHQLGQLFIKATQQRRQQAGEPAMTPEDIDKLAAKPLRAPLIITVIATIKEHPKVPAVEQVISAGCAAHGLLLAAHAQGFAGVWRTGSNAFDATVMQGLGLQPNEEIVGFLYLGSVDGNYKPLRELALDDFRQDWTAPAQ from the coding sequence ATGGATGCTTTAACATTACTACACAGCCGTAACTCGGCGCCTAAACTCTGTGAGCCAGCCCCTGAAGGTGAAGCCCTTGATGCGATGTTCAAAGCTGCCTTTAGAGCGCCGGATCACGCCTGGCTTCGCCCCTGGCGCTTTTTAACCATCCGTGGTGACGGTCGCCATCAGTTGGGTCAGTTGTTTATCAAGGCAACCCAGCAGCGTCGCCAGCAGGCGGGTGAGCCTGCGATGACCCCAGAGGACATCGACAAATTGGCTGCCAAGCCCTTAAGAGCCCCCTTAATTATTACCGTGATTGCCACCATCAAAGAGCATCCCAAAGTGCCGGCAGTCGAGCAGGTGATTTCCGCCGGCTGCGCTGCCCATGGCCTGTTACTGGCTGCCCATGCTCAAGGCTTTGCCGGTGTGTGGCGCACCGGAAGTAATGCCTTTGATGCGACGGTGATGCAGGGTCTGGGTTTACAGCCTAACGAAGAGATCGTGGGCTTTTTATATTTGGGTAGTGTCGATGGTAACTACAAGCCTTTGCGCGAATTAGCCCTTGATGATTTCCGTCAGGATTGGACGGCTCCTGCCCAATAA